The following are from one region of the Cervus canadensis isolate Bull #8, Minnesota chromosome 23, ASM1932006v1, whole genome shotgun sequence genome:
- the LOC122425718 gene encoding zinc finger protein 271 isoform X1: protein MQSDGVTKASVGEMASKEKITAKVEPLTEESGNPRNDVLQDSECREFFELGDKFNEKDQNLFKRRQHNCDECGQSFTCSAGLIRHQRTHWEKPYECDQCGKAFNVSSALVLHQRIHTGEKPYPCNWCIKSFSRSSDLIKHQRVHTGEKPYKCDECGKAFSQSSDLIIHQRIHTGEKPYQCSHCSKSFSQRSDLVKHQRIHTGEKPYTCSQCNKHFSQSSDVIKHQRIHTGEKPYKCDVCGKAFSQSSDLILHQRIHTGEKPYPCNQCNKSFSQNSDLIKHRRIHTGEKPYKCNECGKAFNQSSVLILHQRIHTGEKPYPCNQCSKTFSRLSDLINHQRIHTGEKPYPCNQCSKMFSRRSDLIKHYRIHTGEKPYECDECGKTFSQSSNLILHQRIHTGEKPYPCSDCTKSFSRRSDLVKHQRIHTGEKPYTCDQCNKSFSQSSDLTKHQRVHSGEKPYHCDCCEKAFSQSSDLILHQRIHTGEKPYPCTQCSKSFSQNSDLIKHQRIHTGEKPYKCNECGKAFSQCSALVLHQRIHTGEKPYPCDQCGKGFSRSSDVINHQRIHTNENPYKCDVCRKAFSTCTDLTEHQRIHTRKKPHRCVQCSRSFSRLSDLNHHEKIHSGENTLNVGKPLVYTPTLFSTRDALPEKNLRNAIDYEKGFNQCSALMLH, encoded by the exons ATGCAATCAG aTGGTGTGACTAAGGCCAGTGTTGGAGAGATGGCTTCTAAGGAGAAAATTACAGCAAAAGTTGAACCATTGACTGAAGAGTCTGGCAACCCCAGAAATGATGTTCTCCAGGATTCTGAATGCAGAGAATTCTTTGAACTTGGGGATAAATTCAATGAAAAGGATCAGAACCTCTTTAAAAGAAGACAGCACAACTGTGATGAATGTGGGCAAAGCTTTACTTGTAGTGCAGGCCTTATTAGGCATCAAAgaacccactgggagaaaccctatgaatgtgaTCAGTGTGGAAAGGCCTTTAATGTGAGCTCAGCCCTGGTTctgcatcagagaattcatactggggagAAACCCTATCCTTGTAATTGGTGCATTAAAAGTTTCAGTCGGAGCTCAGACCTTATTAAACATCAAAGAGTCCACACTggtgagaaaccttacaaatgtgatgaatgtgggaaagccttcagtcAGAGCTCTGATCTTATTATACATCAGAGAATCCATACAGGAGAAAAACCCTATCAATGCAGTCATTGTAGTAAAAGTTTTAGCCAGCGCTCAGACCTGGTTAAACATCAGAGAatccatactggagagaagccttatacaTGTAGCCAGTGTAATAAACATTTTAGTCAGAGTTCTGATGTTATAAAACATCAAAGAATCCACACTGGTGAGAAACCATATAAGTGCGATGTGTGTGGAAAAGCCTTCAGTCAGAGCTCAGATCTTATTCTACATCAGAGaatccacactggagagaaaccatatccATGTAATCAGTGTAACAAAAGTTTCAGTCAGAACTCAGACCTTATTAAACATCGAAGgatccacactggagagaaaccctataaatgtaatgaatgtgggaaagcttttAATCAGAGCTCAGTTCTTATTCTGCATCAGAGaatccacactggagagaaaccatatccATGTAATCAGTGTAGCAAAACCTTCAGTAGGCTTTCAGATCTTATTAATCATCAacgaattcacactggagagaagccttaccCCTGTAACCAGTGCAGTAAAATGTTTAGTCGAAGATCGGACCTTATTAAACATTATAGAATTCATACAGGTGAGAAACCCTATGAGTGTGATGAGTGTGGGAAAACCTTTAGTCAAAGCTCAAATCTTATTCTGCATCAGAGAATCCACACTGGCGAGAAACCCTATCCGTGTAGTGATTGTACTAAAAGTTTTAGTCGTCGTTCAGACCTTGTGAAACATCAAAGAAtacacactggagagaaaccatacaCATGTGATCAGTGCAATAAAAGTTTTAGTCAAAGCTCAGACCTCACTAAACATCAGAGAGTACACTCTGGAGAAAAACCCTATCATTGTGATTGTTGTGAGAAAGCTTTCAGTCAGAGTTCTGACCTTATtcttcatcagagaattcacactggagaaaaaccATATCCGTGCACACAGTGCAGCAAAAGTTTCAGTCAGAACTCAGACCTCATCAAGCACCAGAGGATCCACACTGGGGAAAAACCGTATAAATGTAATGAGTGTGGGAAGGCATTCAGTCAGTGTTCAGCTCTTGTCCTACATCAGAGGATCCATACCGGGGAGAAACCATACCCATGTGATCAgtgtggcaaaggctttagtcGGAGCTCTGATGTCATTAACCATCAAAGAATCCACACGAATGAAAatccatataaatgtgatgtgtgtAGAAAAGCCTTCAGCACATGCACTGATCTTACTGAACACCAGAGAATCCACACGAGAAAGAAACCCCACAGGTGCGTTCAGTGCAGTAGAAGTTTTAGCCGGCTCTCTGATCTTAATCATCATGAGAAAATTCATTCTGGGGAAAACACTTTGAATGTGGGAAAACCTTTAGTGTATACCCCAACTTTATTCAGTACTAGAGATGCTCTGCCAGAAAAAAATCTTAGGAATGCTATTGATTATGAGAAAGGTTTTAATCAATGTTCAGCTCTCATGctacattaa
- the LOC122425718 gene encoding zinc finger protein 271 isoform X2, with product MASKEKITAKVEPLTEESGNPRNDVLQDSECREFFELGDKFNEKDQNLFKRRQHNCDECGQSFTCSAGLIRHQRTHWEKPYECDQCGKAFNVSSALVLHQRIHTGEKPYPCNWCIKSFSRSSDLIKHQRVHTGEKPYKCDECGKAFSQSSDLIIHQRIHTGEKPYQCSHCSKSFSQRSDLVKHQRIHTGEKPYTCSQCNKHFSQSSDVIKHQRIHTGEKPYKCDVCGKAFSQSSDLILHQRIHTGEKPYPCNQCNKSFSQNSDLIKHRRIHTGEKPYKCNECGKAFNQSSVLILHQRIHTGEKPYPCNQCSKTFSRLSDLINHQRIHTGEKPYPCNQCSKMFSRRSDLIKHYRIHTGEKPYECDECGKTFSQSSNLILHQRIHTGEKPYPCSDCTKSFSRRSDLVKHQRIHTGEKPYTCDQCNKSFSQSSDLTKHQRVHSGEKPYHCDCCEKAFSQSSDLILHQRIHTGEKPYPCTQCSKSFSQNSDLIKHQRIHTGEKPYKCNECGKAFSQCSALVLHQRIHTGEKPYPCDQCGKGFSRSSDVINHQRIHTNENPYKCDVCRKAFSTCTDLTEHQRIHTRKKPHRCVQCSRSFSRLSDLNHHEKIHSGENTLNVGKPLVYTPTLFSTRDALPEKNLRNAIDYEKGFNQCSALMLH from the coding sequence ATGGCTTCTAAGGAGAAAATTACAGCAAAAGTTGAACCATTGACTGAAGAGTCTGGCAACCCCAGAAATGATGTTCTCCAGGATTCTGAATGCAGAGAATTCTTTGAACTTGGGGATAAATTCAATGAAAAGGATCAGAACCTCTTTAAAAGAAGACAGCACAACTGTGATGAATGTGGGCAAAGCTTTACTTGTAGTGCAGGCCTTATTAGGCATCAAAgaacccactgggagaaaccctatgaatgtgaTCAGTGTGGAAAGGCCTTTAATGTGAGCTCAGCCCTGGTTctgcatcagagaattcatactggggagAAACCCTATCCTTGTAATTGGTGCATTAAAAGTTTCAGTCGGAGCTCAGACCTTATTAAACATCAAAGAGTCCACACTggtgagaaaccttacaaatgtgatgaatgtgggaaagccttcagtcAGAGCTCTGATCTTATTATACATCAGAGAATCCATACAGGAGAAAAACCCTATCAATGCAGTCATTGTAGTAAAAGTTTTAGCCAGCGCTCAGACCTGGTTAAACATCAGAGAatccatactggagagaagccttatacaTGTAGCCAGTGTAATAAACATTTTAGTCAGAGTTCTGATGTTATAAAACATCAAAGAATCCACACTGGTGAGAAACCATATAAGTGCGATGTGTGTGGAAAAGCCTTCAGTCAGAGCTCAGATCTTATTCTACATCAGAGaatccacactggagagaaaccatatccATGTAATCAGTGTAACAAAAGTTTCAGTCAGAACTCAGACCTTATTAAACATCGAAGgatccacactggagagaaaccctataaatgtaatgaatgtgggaaagcttttAATCAGAGCTCAGTTCTTATTCTGCATCAGAGaatccacactggagagaaaccatatccATGTAATCAGTGTAGCAAAACCTTCAGTAGGCTTTCAGATCTTATTAATCATCAacgaattcacactggagagaagccttaccCCTGTAACCAGTGCAGTAAAATGTTTAGTCGAAGATCGGACCTTATTAAACATTATAGAATTCATACAGGTGAGAAACCCTATGAGTGTGATGAGTGTGGGAAAACCTTTAGTCAAAGCTCAAATCTTATTCTGCATCAGAGAATCCACACTGGCGAGAAACCCTATCCGTGTAGTGATTGTACTAAAAGTTTTAGTCGTCGTTCAGACCTTGTGAAACATCAAAGAAtacacactggagagaaaccatacaCATGTGATCAGTGCAATAAAAGTTTTAGTCAAAGCTCAGACCTCACTAAACATCAGAGAGTACACTCTGGAGAAAAACCCTATCATTGTGATTGTTGTGAGAAAGCTTTCAGTCAGAGTTCTGACCTTATtcttcatcagagaattcacactggagaaaaaccATATCCGTGCACACAGTGCAGCAAAAGTTTCAGTCAGAACTCAGACCTCATCAAGCACCAGAGGATCCACACTGGGGAAAAACCGTATAAATGTAATGAGTGTGGGAAGGCATTCAGTCAGTGTTCAGCTCTTGTCCTACATCAGAGGATCCATACCGGGGAGAAACCATACCCATGTGATCAgtgtggcaaaggctttagtcGGAGCTCTGATGTCATTAACCATCAAAGAATCCACACGAATGAAAatccatataaatgtgatgtgtgtAGAAAAGCCTTCAGCACATGCACTGATCTTACTGAACACCAGAGAATCCACACGAGAAAGAAACCCCACAGGTGCGTTCAGTGCAGTAGAAGTTTTAGCCGGCTCTCTGATCTTAATCATCATGAGAAAATTCATTCTGGGGAAAACACTTTGAATGTGGGAAAACCTTTAGTGTATACCCCAACTTTATTCAGTACTAGAGATGCTCTGCCAGAAAAAAATCTTAGGAATGCTATTGATTATGAGAAAGGTTTTAATCAATGTTCAGCTCTCATGctacattaa